Proteins encoded by one window of Erwinia pyrifoliae DSM 12163:
- the mscM gene encoding miniconductance mechanosensitive channel MscM, whose amino-acid sequence MLRLILTLLLGWSLLQPVYAASVPDASQIKQELEEAKSNKTSTNQTATVDALQSTLNWLEERQQSLERAQDYQQVIDNFPKLSRELRQQIATQTNSRKPLRSSMSAADLEQEILLGSSQLLEESRQVQQEQDRAREISDSLSQLPQQQTEARRALGEIERRLQGQPSPSTPAGQAQRAQRQAESAAQKARVDELELAQLSANNRQELARIRAEVHQRKAAELDGWLQDLRNQLNNLRQREAELALARTEQLAEDSGDMPHGITEQFRINRELSAALNQQAQRMDLVTSQQRTAANQTIQVRQALSTIREQSQWLGVSNVLGEALRAQVARLPEMPKPQQLDNEMAELRVKRLYYEDLLEQQPSLRQLRQDDNSNLTSEQERILTAQLKTQRELLTSLLSGCDNLILEVTKLKVGNSQLVDALNEVKEATHRYLFWTADVSALSFSYPIELAHDLKRLLSLDTLGQLGGAMVMMITSRETLLPLFSAIVLVGFSISSRRHFHAFLERASSKVGKVTQDQFSLTIRTVFWSILVALPLPVLWAALGYGLQHAWPWPIAVAIGDGVTASVPLLWAFMICNTFARQQGLFIVHFRWPRSRVARAMRFYTLCIGLVVPLMMLLIAFDNLQDREFSPTLGRLCFILICGALSMVTVSLKRAGIPLHIDKEGSGENFINNVLWNVMIAIPMLAALASCIGYLETSQALLARVETSLAIWFLLLVIYHIIRRWMLIQRRRIAFDRARSRRAEILAQRARSEEELAAQQTAADNIEIEEPVIDLDAISAQSLRLVRSILTLIALVSVIVLWSEIHSAFGFLENIRLWDVSTTIQGVESLQPITLGSVMVAILVLIITTQLVRNMPALLELALLQHLSLTPGTGYAITTLTKYLLILIGGLTGFALIGIDWSKLQWLVAGLTLGLGFGLQEIFANFMSGLIILFEKPIRIGDTVTIRDLTGSITRINTRATTITDWDRKEIIVPNKAFITEQFINWSLSDSVTRVVLSIPAPAEANSDEVTNLLLTAAQRCSYVLETPQPEAFLVDLQQGIQLFELRIHAAEMGHRMPLRHELHQLILRGFQEHGLEMPFPPFQVRMDTLGRKTPASNGTPAARSYKSGGL is encoded by the coding sequence ATGTTACGTCTGATTCTGACTCTTTTGTTAGGCTGGAGCTTGCTCCAGCCGGTTTATGCCGCCAGCGTACCGGATGCGTCGCAGATCAAGCAGGAGCTTGAGGAAGCAAAGTCCAACAAAACCAGTACGAATCAGACGGCGACCGTCGACGCGTTGCAGTCCACGCTGAACTGGCTGGAAGAACGCCAGCAATCCCTTGAACGGGCGCAGGATTATCAGCAGGTTATCGATAACTTCCCCAAGCTGTCGCGAGAGTTGCGCCAGCAGATCGCCACGCAGACCAACAGCAGAAAACCGCTGCGCAGCAGCATGAGCGCCGCCGATCTTGAGCAGGAGATCCTACTGGGTAGCAGCCAGTTGCTGGAGGAGAGCCGCCAGGTTCAGCAAGAGCAGGATCGCGCCAGGGAAATCAGTGACTCGCTTTCTCAGCTACCGCAGCAGCAAACCGAAGCGCGTCGTGCGCTGGGTGAGATCGAGCGCCGCCTGCAGGGTCAGCCATCCCCTTCTACCCCGGCAGGCCAGGCACAGCGGGCGCAAAGGCAGGCTGAATCCGCCGCACAGAAAGCGCGGGTGGATGAACTGGAGCTGGCACAACTGTCGGCCAATAACCGCCAGGAACTGGCGCGCATACGCGCAGAAGTCCACCAGCGCAAAGCTGCCGAGCTGGACGGCTGGCTGCAAGATTTGCGCAACCAGCTGAACAACCTGCGCCAGCGCGAGGCCGAGCTGGCGTTAGCACGCACCGAGCAGCTGGCAGAAGACAGCGGTGATATGCCGCACGGCATTACTGAACAGTTCCGCATTAATCGGGAGCTGTCCGCCGCACTGAATCAGCAGGCGCAGCGTATGGATCTGGTCACCTCGCAGCAGCGCACCGCCGCCAATCAAACGATTCAGGTTCGTCAGGCGTTGAGTACTATCCGCGAACAGTCACAGTGGCTGGGCGTGTCGAACGTACTGGGTGAAGCGCTGCGCGCGCAGGTCGCCCGGCTGCCTGAAATGCCCAAACCGCAGCAGCTTGATAACGAAATGGCCGAGCTGCGCGTCAAGCGCCTGTATTACGAAGACCTGCTGGAACAGCAGCCGTCGCTGCGTCAGCTGCGCCAGGATGACAACAGTAACCTGACCAGCGAGCAGGAGCGCATTCTCACCGCGCAGTTGAAAACCCAGCGCGAACTGCTGACCTCACTGCTTTCCGGCTGCGATAACCTGATTCTGGAAGTCACCAAGCTGAAAGTAGGCAACAGCCAGCTGGTGGATGCGCTCAATGAAGTGAAAGAGGCCACCCACCGTTATCTGTTCTGGACCGCCGACGTCAGCGCGCTAAGCTTCAGCTATCCGATCGAGCTGGCGCACGACCTGAAGCGTCTGCTGTCGCTTGATACTCTCGGCCAGTTGGGGGGAGCGATGGTGATGATGATCACCAGCCGCGAAACCCTGCTACCCCTTTTTTCCGCCATTGTGCTGGTCGGCTTCAGCATCAGCTCTCGCCGCCACTTCCACGCATTTCTTGAACGTGCTTCCAGTAAGGTGGGCAAGGTCACCCAGGATCAGTTCAGTCTGACGATACGCACCGTATTCTGGTCTATTCTGGTTGCCCTGCCGCTGCCGGTGCTGTGGGCGGCGCTGGGCTACGGCTTACAGCACGCCTGGCCCTGGCCAATTGCGGTCGCCATCGGCGACGGCGTCACCGCCAGCGTGCCGCTGCTTTGGGCGTTTATGATCTGCAATACCTTTGCCCGTCAGCAGGGATTGTTTATCGTGCACTTCCGCTGGCCACGCAGCCGCGTGGCGCGCGCGATGCGTTTCTATACGCTGTGCATCGGGCTGGTGGTACCGCTGATGATGCTGCTGATCGCCTTCGATAATCTGCAGGATCGTGAGTTCTCCCCTACCCTCGGCCGCCTGTGCTTTATTCTGATCTGCGGGGCGCTGAGTATGGTCACGGTCAGCCTTAAACGTGCCGGTATCCCATTGCATATTGATAAAGAAGGCAGCGGCGAGAACTTTATCAATAACGTGCTGTGGAATGTGATGATCGCCATTCCCATGCTGGCGGCGCTGGCTTCCTGTATTGGCTACCTGGAAACCTCCCAGGCCCTGCTGGCCAGGGTAGAAACCTCGCTGGCTATCTGGTTCCTGCTGCTGGTGATTTACCATATTATTCGGCGCTGGATGCTGATCCAGCGCCGACGCATTGCCTTCGATCGCGCCCGGTCGCGCCGTGCGGAAATCCTCGCCCAGCGCGCACGCAGCGAAGAAGAGCTGGCCGCCCAGCAGACCGCCGCCGATAACATAGAGATCGAAGAGCCGGTTATCGACCTGGATGCCATCAGCGCGCAGTCGCTGCGCCTGGTGCGCTCGATCCTGACGCTGATTGCGCTGGTTTCGGTGATCGTACTGTGGTCAGAGATCCATTCCGCCTTTGGTTTCCTGGAAAATATCCGCCTGTGGGATGTCAGCACCACCATACAGGGCGTTGAGAGCCTGCAACCGATTACGCTCGGATCGGTGATGGTCGCCATTCTGGTATTGATCATTACTACCCAGCTGGTGCGCAATATGCCGGCGCTGCTGGAACTGGCACTGCTGCAGCATCTCAGCCTGACGCCGGGTACCGGCTATGCCATCACCACCCTGACTAAATATCTGCTGATCCTGATCGGCGGCCTGACGGGCTTTGCCCTGATTGGCATTGACTGGTCCAAATTACAGTGGCTGGTTGCTGGTTTGACCTTAGGATTAGGCTTTGGCCTGCAGGAGATCTTCGCCAACTTTATGTCCGGCCTGATCATCCTGTTTGAAAAGCCGATCCGCATCGGCGATACCGTCACCATCCGCGATTTGACCGGTAGCATCACGCGTATCAATACCCGTGCCACCACCATTACGGACTGGGATCGCAAAGAGATTATCGTGCCGAATAAGGCATTTATCACCGAGCAGTTTATTAACTGGTCGCTGTCGGATTCCGTCACCCGCGTGGTGCTGAGCATTCCGGCTCCGGCAGAAGCCAATAGTGACGAAGTGACCAACCTGCTGTTAACGGCCGCACAGCGCTGTAGCTACGTGCTGGAGACGCCGCAGCCAGAAGCTTTCCTGGTGGACTTACAACAGGGGATTCAGTTATTTGAGTTGCGTATTCACGCCGCTGAGATGGGTCACCGGATGCCGCTGCGCCATGAGCTGCATCAGCTGATCCTACGTGGGTTCCAGGAACACGGGCTGGAGATGCCGTTCCCACCGTTCCAGGTGCGTATGGACACTCTTGGACGTAAAACCCCTGCCAGCAACGGCACCCCGGCGGCACGCAGCTATAAATCCGGCGGGCTTTAG
- the asd gene encoding archaetidylserine decarboxylase (Phosphatidylserine decarboxylase is synthesized as a single chain precursor. Generation of the pyruvoyl active site from a Ser is coupled to cleavage of a Gly-Ser bond between the larger (beta) and smaller (alpha chains). It is an integral membrane protein.) has product MLDRIKLGLNHLLPKKALTELAGWGASKRAGWLTKAVIDAFVWYFKVDMKEAQKPDTASYRTFNDFFVRPLRDEARPIETDPNQLVLPADGAISQLGPVEGDQIFQAKGHTYSLEALLAGNAAMTDMFRNGEFVTTYLAPCDYHRVHMPCNGILREMIYVPGDLYSVNPLTAQNIPNLFARNERVICRFDTEFGPMVQILVGATIVGSIETVWSGTVTPPREGVIKRWSWPGADEDGAVVLLKGQEMGRFKLGSTVINLFAPGKVKLAENLTAGSQTRLGAPLATALQKESAEDVLHHP; this is encoded by the coding sequence GTGTTAGATCGTATTAAACTCGGCTTGAATCATTTACTGCCCAAAAAAGCCCTGACTGAACTGGCCGGCTGGGGAGCCAGCAAGCGCGCCGGGTGGTTGACCAAAGCGGTCATCGATGCTTTCGTCTGGTATTTCAAGGTTGATATGAAAGAGGCGCAGAAGCCCGACACTGCCAGCTATCGTACCTTTAATGATTTCTTCGTGCGCCCGCTGCGCGACGAAGCACGCCCGATAGAAACCGACCCTAACCAGCTGGTTCTGCCAGCCGATGGCGCGATCAGCCAACTCGGCCCTGTTGAGGGCGACCAGATTTTCCAGGCAAAGGGCCATACCTATTCGCTGGAAGCGCTGCTGGCGGGCAATGCCGCGATGACCGATATGTTCCGCAACGGCGAGTTTGTCACCACTTACCTTGCACCGTGCGACTATCATCGCGTGCATATGCCTTGTAACGGTATTCTGCGCGAGATGATCTATGTGCCGGGCGATCTCTATTCGGTCAACCCGCTAACGGCGCAAAATATTCCTAATCTGTTTGCCCGTAATGAACGCGTCATTTGCCGCTTTGATACTGAATTTGGCCCGATGGTGCAGATTCTGGTGGGTGCAACCATAGTCGGCAGCATCGAAACCGTTTGGTCAGGAACCGTTACGCCACCGCGTGAAGGGGTGATTAAACGCTGGAGCTGGCCGGGTGCCGATGAAGACGGGGCGGTGGTACTGCTCAAGGGACAGGAGATGGGCCGCTTCAAGCTTGGCTCCACGGTGATTAACCTGTTTGCTCCTGGGAAAGTGAAACTGGCTGAAAACCTGACGGCAGGAAGTCAAACCCGTCTTGGCGCACCGCTGGCCACCGCGCTGCAGAAAGAGAGCGCCGAAGACGTCCTTCACCACCCATAA
- the rsgA gene encoding small ribosomal subunit biogenesis GTPase RsgA codes for MSKNKLSKGQQRRVSANHDRRLKQRADKPEPDDNLFGEARDGVAISRFGMHADVEDADGSVHRCNIRRTIRSLVTGDRVRWRPGVAGGATVKGIVEAVHERTSVLTRPDFYDGVKPIAANIDQIVIVSAILPELSLNIIDRYLVASETLGVEPLLVLNKTDLLDDEGREFVDEQMEIYRHIGYRVLMVSSHKKEGLRELEGALTGRVSIFAGQSGVGKSSLLNALLGLELGSEEILTNDVSDVSGLGQHTTTAARLYHFPHGGDVIDSPGVREFGLWHLEPEQITRGFVEFRDYLGGCKFRDCKHDTDPGCAIRAAVDKGEIDASRFVNYHHILESMSEVQAKTRRSFSADKE; via the coding sequence GTGAGTAAAAACAAACTATCCAAAGGTCAGCAACGTCGCGTCAGCGCCAACCACGATCGTCGCCTGAAGCAGCGCGCTGACAAACCCGAACCAGACGACAATCTGTTCGGCGAAGCGCGCGACGGCGTGGCGATCAGTCGGTTTGGCATGCATGCCGACGTAGAAGATGCGGATGGTTCCGTGCACCGCTGTAATATCCGCCGCACCATTCGCTCACTGGTGACCGGCGACCGGGTGCGCTGGCGGCCGGGCGTGGCGGGCGGTGCCACCGTAAAAGGTATCGTCGAAGCGGTGCATGAGCGCACCTCGGTGCTGACCCGTCCCGACTTCTACGACGGCGTAAAACCGATTGCCGCCAATATCGACCAGATCGTGATCGTCTCGGCTATTCTGCCGGAACTGTCGCTGAATATTATCGACCGCTATCTGGTTGCCAGTGAAACCCTGGGCGTGGAGCCGCTGCTGGTACTGAACAAAACCGACCTGCTCGACGATGAAGGCCGCGAGTTCGTTGATGAGCAGATGGAAATCTACCGTCATATCGGTTATCGCGTGCTGATGGTTTCCAGCCACAAAAAAGAGGGGCTGCGTGAGCTGGAAGGGGCGCTGACCGGCCGCGTCAGCATCTTCGCCGGTCAGTCCGGCGTGGGTAAGTCCAGCCTGCTGAACGCGCTGTTGGGGCTGGAACTGGGCAGCGAAGAGATCCTGACCAACGATGTTTCCGATGTCTCCGGCCTTGGCCAGCACACCACCACCGCCGCCCGCCTGTATCATTTCCCGCACGGCGGCGACGTCATCGACTCCCCCGGCGTGCGAGAATTTGGTTTGTGGCATCTCGAACCGGAACAAATCACCCGTGGATTTGTCGAATTTCGTGATTACCTCGGCGGTTGCAAGTTCCGCGACTGTAAACATGATACCGATCCGGGCTGTGCGATCCGTGCAGCGGTAGATAAGGGCGAAATCGACGCGTCACGCTTCGTCAACTATCACCATATTCTGGAAAGTATGTCTGAAGTGCAGGCGAAAACCCGCCGTAGCTTCTCTGCGGATAAAGAGTGA
- the orn gene encoding oligoribonuclease: protein MTANANNLIWIDLEMTGLNPEQDRIIEIATLVTDADLNILAEGPVFAVHQSDAQLGLMDEWNVRTHTNSGLVERVKASQVDDRAAELATIAFLQQWVPANSSPICGNSIGQDRRFLFKYMPELEAYFHYRYLDVSTLKELARRWKPEILAGFKKQGAHQALDDIRESVAELAYYREHFIQLAAPQAD, encoded by the coding sequence ATGACCGCAAATGCTAACAACCTGATTTGGATTGATCTTGAGATGACCGGGCTGAACCCGGAACAGGACCGCATTATTGAGATTGCCACGCTGGTGACCGATGCCGATCTGAATATCCTTGCTGAAGGACCGGTATTTGCCGTGCATCAGTCCGATGCGCAGCTGGGGCTGATGGATGAGTGGAACGTGCGCACCCATACCAACAGCGGGCTGGTGGAGCGGGTAAAAGCCAGCCAGGTCGATGACCGTGCCGCCGAGCTGGCGACCATTGCGTTTCTGCAACAGTGGGTGCCTGCTAACAGTTCACCGATTTGTGGTAACAGTATTGGTCAGGATCGCCGCTTTCTGTTCAAATATATGCCGGAGCTGGAAGCTTACTTCCACTACCGTTACCTGGATGTCAGCACGTTAAAAGAACTGGCGCGCCGCTGGAAGCCGGAAATCCTGGCGGGCTTTAAGAAGCAGGGCGCCCACCAGGCGCTGGATGACATTCGTGAATCGGTGGCGGAGCTGGCTTATTACCGTGAACACTTTATTCAGCTGGCAGCGCCTCAGGCCGACTAA
- a CDS encoding DUF3289 family protein, with protein sequence MKYGDLSDSQFKNHYGLVDISDSVDPLTMTHRTPFESPRSMFTHVYGERKKNFTR encoded by the coding sequence ATGAAATATGGCGATCTTTCAGATTCACAGTTTAAAAACCATTATGGCTTAGTTGATATTTCAGATTCAGTCGATCCATTGACAATGACTCATCGTACACCCTTTGAGTCACCGCGCTCTATGTTCACCCATGTTTATGGTGAAAGGAAGAAAAATTTCACCCGGTAA
- a CDS encoding DUF3289 family protein, translating into MRNNSFIYSMAGPYSHLIREMINNLQNNHAHPYKSLQLDNEI; encoded by the coding sequence ATGAGAAACAATTCTTTCATATACTCAATGGCCGGCCCCTACAGCCACCTGATTAGAGAAATGATTAATAACTTGCAGAACAACCACGCTCATCCTTATAAAAGCTTGCAACTAGATAATGAAATTTAA
- a CDS encoding DUF943 family protein: MKKIKVIVIIALLLVSGCVIFFNSRSVNIIDAHYDQYSASIIVDHLPLTDDNKINWWKKNQKSIRDKYHIPVKSAAGMLKVYIWAFGEGYMERAKYDRLCFDDMKEKNNCIEKNQLMNIDTDREGNLIYGFEKNSYLQKKEGELIKLPD; the protein is encoded by the coding sequence GTGAAAAAAATAAAAGTTATTGTGATAATAGCGCTTTTGCTTGTCTCAGGATGCGTTATTTTTTTCAACAGCAGGTCTGTTAATATCATCGATGCACATTATGACCAATACAGTGCCAGTATCATAGTCGACCATCTTCCTTTAACAGATGATAATAAAATAAACTGGTGGAAAAAAAACCAGAAAAGCATCAGGGATAAATATCATATACCGGTCAAATCCGCTGCGGGTATGTTGAAGGTTTATATATGGGCATTTGGTGAAGGCTATATGGAGCGTGCAAAGTATGATCGCCTCTGCTTCGATGATATGAAAGAAAAGAATAACTGCATCGAGAAAAACCAGCTGATGAATATTGACACCGATCGCGAGGGTAACCTTATTTACGGTTTTGAAAAAAACAGCTATCTGCAGAAAAAAGAGGGCGAGTTAATTAAATTACCTGACTAA
- a CDS encoding DUF4145 domain-containing protein, translating into MITEGPSHSANFAFLAEHDPLFIKITTTAEQVFSSDPNTTLMKLRQFAEALAQNIAVRLNIATEGNPSQQELLYRLDRELQFDPAIRQLFHTLRLEGNRATHQFQTPHREAMDALKIARALAIWFHQTFGKNNDAFNPGPFVPPRDPSEQLRKSQAAIESLKQGLLAALSGTKRGRRKTR; encoded by the coding sequence GTGATAACCGAAGGCCCAAGTCATTCCGCAAACTTTGCTTTTCTGGCTGAGCACGATCCCCTGTTTATCAAAATCACCACTACCGCCGAACAGGTGTTTTCCAGCGATCCGAACACGACCCTGATGAAATTGCGCCAGTTTGCAGAGGCGCTGGCGCAAAATATTGCGGTCAGGCTGAATATTGCCACAGAAGGTAATCCCTCTCAGCAAGAGCTGTTATACCGACTCGACAGGGAATTGCAGTTTGACCCGGCGATCCGTCAGCTGTTCCATACCTTACGACTTGAGGGAAACCGAGCGACGCATCAGTTTCAGACCCCACATCGTGAAGCGATGGATGCACTAAAAATCGCGCGTGCGCTGGCGATCTGGTTCCATCAGACCTTTGGTAAAAACAACGATGCTTTCAATCCTGGCCCTTTTGTTCCCCCGCGCGATCCCAGTGAACAGCTGCGCAAGTCGCAGGCTGCCATTGAGAGTCTGAAGCAAGGACTGCTGGCGGCGCTCAGCGGTACAAAACGCGGCCGCAGAAAAACCCGTTAA